A segment of the Micromonospora sediminicola genome:
CGTGCCGGGTCAGCGGCTCCCAGATCGCCGTCGCGTAGTCCTCGTCCGGGCAGTCGAAGGCCAACCCCTCCGGGTTGCCGAGCAGGTAGAAGTGGAACTGGGCGATCATCTCGGCGGCGGACATCTCCGCCTCGTGGTTGAAGAACGAGTGCGAGAAGACCTCGAAGAGCATCGCCCGGGCCCGGTCCGGCAGCCGCAGCGAGCTGAGCAGCTCGTCGGCGGTCCGCTCGTCGAACTCGGCGTAGGTGCGCACCGCGTCGTAGGTGAGCAGCGGCAGCGCGGCGTCGCGGTCCATCGACCGCAGGTCCGCCAGGCGCAGGCTCGGGCTGCGCAGCAGCAGCGCCAGCAGGTTGGCCGGCGGGGCCGGCGGCAGCTTGCCGAACTCCTCGGTCGGCCACTGGGCGGACAGGATCGGATAGCCCGGAATCGGCTTGAGGAAACCCAGCGCCGGGTCGACCCGGCGCAGGATCGAGCGCCAGTTCCAGTACTGCCGGAAGAAGGCGTGGAAGCCGTGCTCGTTGCGCTGGACGCCGTCCGGCAGCTCCTCCGGCCAGGCGCCGAGCCGGCCGCCGAGGTGCGGCGCGGCCTCCAGCACGGTCACCTCCACCCCGCGCTCGGCCAGCACCACCGCCGCCGACATGCCGGCGATGCCGCCGCCCACCACCAGCGCCGTCACCGGTCGCGGCACGCGCGGGGCGCCACCACCGCCCGGGTCCACCACGTGCTCCCGTACGCCGATGAGGCGACCTACCACTTGCGACAGACCCACGGGCATCCTCCAGTCGGCGGTCCCCCCAGTCTGCCTGAGGTGAAAGGAAGGGGCCCCTTTTAACGCATAGGGATGTGCGGGGTCCCCTGTTAACGCCCCCCCGCGCCCGCGCCCCGCGTGCGCCGAGTGGGCGCGGGGCGCGGGGGAGGCGTTAACAAGGGACCCTTCCTCTACCGGA
Coding sequences within it:
- a CDS encoding FAD-dependent oxidoreductase, producing MGLSQVVGRLIGVREHVVDPGGGGAPRVPRPVTALVVGGGIAGMSAAVVLAERGVEVTVLEAAPHLGGRLGAWPEELPDGVQRNEHGFHAFFRQYWNWRSILRRVDPALGFLKPIPGYPILSAQWPTEEFGKLPPAPPANLLALLLRSPSLRLADLRSMDRDAALPLLTYDAVRTYAEFDERTADELLSSLRLPDRARAMLFEVFSHSFFNHEAEMSAAEMIAQFHFYLLGNPEGLAFDCPDEDYATAIWEPLTRHVEKHGGRVLTGAAAARLDRTPEGWRVAGADGDVWEAAHVVLAVDPPALAALVDASPGLAVAAPELVARMPAFGRPGPPYAVARYWMDGDVRPERAVFSGVSRQPTLDSVTLYHRLESEPRRWAERTGGSVLELHAYACEPDVPADELAARMLRELTTLWPEVADLRVRELRARVEAQAPAFTPGSHAGRPGVRTDAPGLYLAGDGIRTEFPSALMERSAATGIIAANHILRAEGAAAEPVRSIRPRGLLARR